In Botrytis cinerea B05.10 chromosome 3, complete sequence, the genomic stretch atcccatccaccaccctacaaaacccaacccaaccccacgtccaaccaaccaatcacACACCCACACCCTCTAGCTTCCCCTAgcctcctctccatctccatctccatacaGCATACAGCATACAGCAAAAATAGCCGAGACGAATGCAATTCAACTCCgtcatacctacctagtccTAGTCCTAGTACCTAATCAACGCTTCACATTGCATTTCCCCATTTCCCCGTTTCGCACAAATCCcataaattgaaaaaaattaaaaaccCCCAAAGAGAACGTGTGAAAATACGCACACAAAACCTTCTCAGTTCTCTCGAATCCacattctctttcttcatttctccatcttctcttctcttctctttgtaCACTTCATATACAataccatatcatcatatcatatcatatatctaCATTGCACTGGCAATTTCCCCTCTCCGACAAATActcattcatcttcatcttcattctcaccCTCTCTCAAATATCCATCATGTCATCTCACTCCATCCCTACATCATCCACTTCAACCCACCTCCTCGCCCTTATTCCCCACACGTCACGTCCAACATATCTTCGTCCTCCTCAtcccttcccccttcatcttcattttcatcctcgGAGCTAAAGCCCGCCTACGAGACCCATTACTCGCACTACATCGTAGCTTATACTACGACATGGTTCATCTGCGTCGTACCTGGAAAAGCCTTACCTACCTACGCCGACTTACCCCCTTCGACAACATACGAAGAGAGGAGACTGCATGCTGGATGCCGATAGCAACGTCAACGCCCCCTGATCTCAGTCCTTTGAGAAGCGTATACTCGCCCGTTTATTGTGCTCCTCATCCCATCTGTTCTCATACAAGGTAGTGAGTGAAGGGGGATAGTGGTCAGTAAGCCCAACAGCCTAAGAAACGCCCACATACGAACTTATTCATCTACCGAAAGCTCTCGAAAACCACCCCCAACCTACCTATCGCACACCCACACCCTGTgcacctacctacccacatctaaaaaaaaactattcgGCTCAAACTCTTTCAGATCACACAAAGTACACCatgaagaaaacaaaattataGAGTGGGTAATTATCTGGTATTTATCAAGCCATTCACCTCCGCAACAAAAGTTTTTTGAGATGACAATCTATCTAATCCACCAGAAAAGCGAGTCCTATCTAAAAGTCCTTTCTCagcttttctctttccactAGCTCTCCCACCAAAAAGCCAATATCGACACATCCTTTGCGTTCCTATAATAAAACTTGTCGATATATTCAAGAACAAAGCTTCTTCCATGATGTTCGATCCTCCATAAGCAATTGTGTGAGTAGTATGTccgagaaaaagaaaaaaaagaaaactaaagTGTATGACTACAAGTGGAGGTCATGCCAACCTCCAACCCACTCCAAATCACCGAGATCCGACTGCTTGTCCTTCCGCTTGTCCTGATAATGGTGATCTCGGCCCTTGGCCCGCGCCCATGGACATTCTCTGCCCTTGTCTTTACTAACAATATTCGATTTAGTATCCCAAGCACCTGTACCGAAACCAGTGAAACCTAATCCAACGTTCCGGCGTGGAGTACTTTGGGTCTTCCACGCATCAATAGATCTTTCAGAGTCTGATGCTCCGGCAAATGCCCTTCGACGATCTCCGAGCGCAGACCACTTATCGAAAGCAGTCCTCTTTGAGGGTGGTGAATAACGAGGTGAGTTTTGTTGAGTAGGGGTGTCGTGGAAAAAGAAGCCATCGGGCACCAAATCCTCATCAATATCGTGAGCCACTGTACGACCAGGTGCCACTCTTGGGATATTGACAAATGATGAGGTGTGAGGTTCCAATGGAGATCTGCCAGCCTTATCATCATTGGTCTTGCTCTCGTGGCTCCAAGTTCGCGAGTTAGCCTCTTGACGGGCTTGGAAGTGGTTGTCgagctcttcttcttcttcttccatctcttcgtCCCAGAGATCACCCCAACTCTTGGATACCATGTCGTTCTTCTTGCCAAAGACTGATGCCATAGATGGCAATGGGATTGGCTTTGCCATGGCGATTGGCAGGGATCCAGAGATGGGGGTGAGACTAGCCTTTGGAGGACTAGACTTCATGTGGCGGCGGATGGCTAGAGATTGCATCGAAGTTCCAAGAGAAGAATCAAGGATTGATTCCATTGAGGGAGTTTGTTCTCCAATGGAGAACCAATCCTTGTTGCTTGTTTCGGAGCCGGGGAAGAGGTCCTCTGAGTCATAGTCTTCATCTGGAATGGCAGAGAGCTGGCGGAACTGTTGAGGTGGGCTGGCGTGCAATGCCTTGGCCCAAGGGAAAGATGCACCCGCATCGAGTTGAGGGCTTTGGATGGAAGGTGTACGCAATGGCTCACGGTTTGAGCTGGGGATACCACGTCGATCAGCAGAGCTGAAGTCATCGGCGAACTCATCAAATGTTGTAAAGCTAAGTACACGCTCAATGGCCTCACGAGCAGCGGCAAGTGACCTCTTTCGAGGATCGAGGCTCATGCATTGAGCAATAACCTCATATGTATCTTGTGACATTGTTGGGAAGACATCAAAGAGTGATTGCTTGTCTCGAGTGAAGTCGAGGAAAAGCGGGTCAGACTCTGTAGGTGTTGTGAAAGGGTTGCGAGAGAACAAGATGTTCAACAGACAGATGCCAATGGCCCAGACATCGGCTTGCTCTGGAGAGTATCCTGCGCCAGCAGAGTCATACTGTTCTGGAGACATATAGCGGTCGCTTCCTACGGTGGTTTCATATGACCACTTCTCGGAAGTTGCAAGGCCAAAGTCACCAAGCTTCATCTCTCCTGATTGGGTAAGGAAAATGTTTTCGGGCTTGATATCACGATGGTACATGCCCTTGCTGTGAATGTATGCAACAGCATCGATAAGTTGTAGCATGAATTGTCGGACATGTTCCGTTTCGAGAGGGCCAGTGCCATTTCGAATAGCCTCATAAAGGTCACCCCTGGAGCAAAACTCCAGAACGATGTACACATGAGCTTCGGTCTCGAAGGAGTGGATGAGGTTGACGATGTTTGGGTGAGAGCCAAGTCGAGCATGGCAGGATAACTCTTCAGAGTGTTCATCGATGGCAAATGACGAGTCGGCGTCTGTCATTGTGGCAGATTTCTTGGTCAAACACTTGATAGCAACGGTTTCGTTGGTAATTAGGTCCTTCGCCATGAAAACCATTCCAAATGAACCATGGTTGAGGGGGGATATCGTTTCAAAACGTCCATCAAGGACGACTCCGTCGTAAAACTTCTCTCTTAAGCACTCCATTGTTGGGATGAAGGGTTGAAGTAGTGAAGTAtgagtgaagaaagaagtgtGAAGGTCGAATAGGAGTGAAGTGTgcaaattaaataaataaacttaaaaacaaaagagcAGCTTTGAATACTGTTACAACCGAAATGTTTTTGGGCCCTGAGAGGTAAAGAATCGAGAGATACAAGTGGAATTCGTAAAAGCTTTTGTCTTCTCTAAACAAAGTTGATGGTGGCACAAGGAGAGCTATGCTCTTGATGATTGTCGGAGTGAATAAATGAGGTTGTAGTTCGATCTGAATGAAGCAAGGCGATAAAAGGTGTATGGGCAATAAAAACAAACTCGCAACGCTATATAAATGTATCCTAACCGCcgataaaaaaagaaaatgataacTGGTGAATAACTCCGGATCGTAGAAGTAGGGTGTTCAGAGGCTCATAGGGGTATTTCGAATACGCTTTGacaaaagagatatattgaatttgttcGTTAAATGGGACAAAGAAGAGAGACTTGAGGTCTGgtaataaaatagaataagGAAAGAGTTGAAAATCGTTATGCTGACATAGGAGTCAGACGTTGATAGAACGAGTGTCTGAGGTTTCGAAGGTTCCTCGAGTAGTACGACTTAACGCACGGGTGGATTGAGGGGTGATGTCGATTTGGTGGGTCGAATCAATAAAGCAATCACACAATTGAAGTCAATCAATTGTGCAATATCGAGAAAGGGTGGCGTGCTGATATGGTAGAGCAGATGCGATCAATGACTTGCACAGATCGGGAGTGAATGATCTTGCAGCAGAAGACTTGGGCGGCGTGTGTATCACAGATCGGAGATGATCAGGTTGGCTATCGTGATAAACGCTTCAATGTTGACTTGGAACTCATGTGTTTATTTTGGGTTATTTGTAGAACAAGGAAGTAGAAGATATGACTCTTCTTCTGCCAATGTTCGAAATTGTAGGTTGACGACAAGAGGAGCTCGTTGGGAGGTAAATCaggagagaaggatgatCGATCAAGAGGTGGAAGAATGCGGTTGACctttgatgaagttgatgattACAACAGGATCTGCAAAGCCTTGTGAATGTGCGGGAATGTAGTTGTTGCCGTGGTAGCAAGCAGTGTGACGCAGAACGAAACAAGTGATGGTGGTTGGAGCTTTCTCAAAGGAATGGGCgatggaaagggagagaagagggtaGAGTGTTCGTCAAGAGTTGGAAAGGGTGGCTCGGTcgggatggattgattgttgatgagTTATGAAGTCGAAAGTatagaaagaggagaagaggtaaaagagaggaggggggaagggaggaagtTAACTGCGAACGACGATGATTGTAGCCAGTATTGTCGTACGCACATATGTGGAGTTGAAGGTATGAGGTGGATGAGTCGGGAGGTGgaaaggcaaagaaagagTAAGTAGGATGAGTCGAAGGGAAGGGAACAGTAAGCGAAAGCAAAGGCCGGTTTTTGGAGTGGGTGGAGCGGGGTGTAGGGATATCGAGATGAGGTGTCTAACAAGTGTCTTTTTCTTGCCAGGGGTCTCCaaggaatggaaaatgaaGGAACCTTGTTGCAGgctggagaggagagataaAGAAAGAGGCAAgcgataaataaataaatgaataaagtTGCGGCTAGAACGAGACGGGGGCAGATGTGTAGATGTGGCTGTTGGAGAGGGTCTCTTTTGCTGGGAGGGAGTGTGAAGCGTGTGAAGCGTGTGAGGGCGTAGATGTAGAGATGGATGTGGGTATAGAGATGGGTGCAGATGcagatatggatatggatatggatatggatacagatacagatacagatatggatgtatagatagataagtAGAGAGCAAGCAAGTGGTGCGTGAGGGAATGCTGAGGGAATTCGCGAGtcgtagatagatagacCTAGGGATCTGGGAGATTGTGCCCACCCGGTATGTATTGCGTGTATATATTGTTCGTATCTATTCGTATTTGTTCGTATTTATCCGCAGTCCAATGCTGTGATGTATCCCAACACAAGATGTATCTCTCCGTAGGTCAGGTCCTGCAAGAACTCGCTGTCCTTCCTGTTCTGTATGTAAGAATCCGCGGCAATTGTTTATAGGGAACCCGTCGCAGATCTTTTTCTTGCGTGATATTACTTGGTGTGAGATGAGCACAGTACAGGTTTGTGCGAGATAACGTGTCAAGCAGAGTTGGAGATCGATAGCCGTATGGGCGAGCTTGACGTCGGGAAGAaaagggaggggaggggaggggaggggaagggcCACGGATGCACCAAATAAGTTTCCAAGTCAAGAAGACACCAAGCATTCGACCGGTATTCGCAATAGGCTTGGTGGGCTCGGTATGGCCCTTTGActttcaatttgaatgaCTATTATGGTGGTCCATCGAAGGTTCGCGAGGTTCCAggttgaaagtttgaagacTAATTGGATCACTTGGGTTCCTGAATTTTCTCGTACATGCAGAAAATGTGCTCAAGTGACCCAAGTTTCAAACGGTGCAATGTATGAGATGACTGGCAGGAGAGCAAAAGAGGCGAGGCGAGGCGAGGCGAGgcgaggagaggagaggagaggaagcaGAAGTGAGGGTCGATTTCATTGACTCGGTCCTGGCACACGGTACAGTAATAGCATCCAATATATCaaaggattgattgattctctTGCAGCATCTATCTACACATATCCATCGTTCCATATTCCCGTCATCGTCTTTGCCATGCGCTTCTGATTGGATTCGCAGCGTCTGTCTGGCATGTATCTATACTCTGTCTGGACGTGACCCTTATCATTTGATGTCGACAAAGAAACGACGAGGAGGGGGGCAACCTGCTTGCTGCTGTTCACTTCACCCCAGATTTTCAGTGGGATGCGTACACACGCGCTCAAGCCTCCAAGCTTTCCAAGTCTAATGATTAATTCTCAACcagtcattcattcaatccaCACCCCACTCTTTCATTCTCCCACTCTCTCGTCTTCTCTCAACCCAcgcctttcctttctctagACAATGTTGTCACCCGCAAGCCCAAGCCTTCTGGTGAAAAATCACGACTTGGCCGTCTCCGGTATAACATTGATGATCGATCGCTCAAAGGAGTTTCAAAGGAAACAAACCCTTGACATTCCAGGGTTGCAAGAAAGAATCGCTGGAAAGCAGCAGCAGTTGCCATCAGCCACCACATGCCCAAAGAGGCTTACTCCCGTGAATTCTACACCCAAAGTCGCTATGCTTATCCAATCGTTGCAAGAACTTGGAGACATCTCATCACTAACGTCTTGCTGCTCTTACATGGTTCTATCGGCTTCTTTCCTTGGAACGCCTCATGAGGACACAATTGGTTGCTAATCTCAATGTCACAAAAGCCCATGAATAACTAATCTTACCTTTATGCACGCCCCTAAGAAATGCATGCATTGCATTACCGTCGTCTGCCCACACCACACCATCTCTCAGGTCACACATAGCAGATCTAAGCCAATACTTTGGAAGAATTCCAGTCAAAGAGAGGGACTTTACCGCCTTTTACTGTGCCTTCTTTGGCGCTCTCAAATGatatctgtctatctgtctTTACGCCCTCAAGCTGGGGCAAATACCGTTACCATTGGTGATTCTAGATTAGCATTAATCGAGAGATTATAGGCTGGGCTTTGGCAAGAGAATGACGAATATGGCGAGTGCCTTGGCTGttcccattcattcaaatccaCTGCTACGATCTTTTATGTAACTCCGGAGTCCGTCTCTAACTACCTGCTAGGAAAAGGCTCTAAAGCTGTTGTTGAGGTTCGAGAAGGCTATGTCGGCAATAGCGAAGCTAAATTTAAACACGTTTTCTACTTGAACGTCTGGACTCTCATGGATGAAGCCAGATGAcataaattctaaaattcGTTGAGGATTCTGGAAGGAATTGGTCAATGGCTTCCGAAATAACTACCAGGATACACATCATCAGTCATCAAGAGTGATGTTATGACTTGACACATTAGGTATCTAGAAGGCCACAAGACAGCTAACTGTAGCTGGCTGTACAATGTACTCGT encodes the following:
- the Bcksp1 gene encoding Bcksp1, which produces MECLREKFYDGVVLDGRFETISPLNHGSFGMVFMAKDLITNETVAIKCLTKKSATMTDADSSFAIDEHSEELSCHARLGSHPNIVNLIHSFETEAHVYIVLEFCSRGDLYEAIRNGTGPLETEHVRQFMLQLIDAVAYIHSKGMYHRDIKPENIFLTQSGEMKLGDFGLATSEKWSYETTVGSDRYMSPEQYDSAGAGYSPEQADVWAIGICLLNILFSRNPFTTPTESDPLFLDFTRDKQSLFDVFPTMSQDTYEVIAQCMSLDPRKRSLAAAREAIERVLSFTTFDEFADDFSSADRRGIPSSNREPLRTPSIQSPQLDAGASFPWAKALHASPPQQFRQLSAIPDEDYDSEDLFPGSETSNKDWFSIGEQTPSMESILDSSLGTSMQSLAIRRHMKSSPPKASLTPISGSLPIAMAKPIPLPSMASVFGKKNDMVSKSWGDLWDEEMEEEEEELDNHFQARQEANSRTWSHESKTNDDKAGRSPLEPHTSSFVNIPRVAPGRTVAHDIDEDLVPDGFFFHDTPTQQNSPRYSPPSKRTAFDKWSALGDRRRAFAGASDSERSIDAWKTQSTPRRNVGLGFTGFGTGAWDTKSNIVSKDKGRECPWARAKGRDHHYQDKRKDKQSDLGDLEWVGGWHDLHL